The genomic stretch GAGAATCGCATCAGCCTCATGAGGTGAGTGGCAGCTCCTACCTATGTCATTCCCATCTATTTTTGTTTCCTACCTGGAGGTCCTAACTGGCTCCTACACCCATTCCTCCACCTCATCCAACCCCCTTCCTTCCACATGGGCTACCAGCGTGACTTCTCTGCATCTGCAAATCCCTTGaatggctccccactgcccatAAGACACACCCAACCCTCTGGCATGGAACCTGGCAGCAAGAGGGGTCCTGTTAAAACAGAAGTTGGAACTGTTCCCACCTCTGTCCAGAGCTCTCCTACAGCTCCCATCTTTACTCAGGGTAAAAGCCAAATTcttaccatggtcaacagatatTACATCATCCATCACCTCCATGACCTTGTCTCCTCCTACTCCCCCACCACCACTCTTCTCCAGGCAACTGACTCCTATGGCTGTTCCTCACATGTGCAGAGCAcactcctacctcagggcctttccACTTGCTGTGCCTTCTGCCTAGAACCTCTTCCCACTTAGACATCTGCCAGGCTCACTCCCCCACATCCTTCTTGCCTCTACTCCAACCTCTCCCTCTCAGTAGAGACTTCCCTGGATACTACCCCTACCCTGTACTTCTGAACCCCCTTCCTGGCTTagttttctccatagcacttattACCATCCAGCATGATTTGTAATTTAGCTACTTATTTTGCTTGTCTGTCCACGTTAGTGACTGTAAATCCAACAGAGGGAGGCACCATTTCTATCCCATTCACTGTCGTACTTCAGTGCCTtgaacactgcctggcacatagaaagtgcTCCATAAATGGCTGTGGAATGAGCAAATGAGGAGGAAATCCCCAACTCACCTGCGAGTCCTCAGATTCTTCATCTCCCTCCACCGGGTTCCACTCCTGGGCCAGTCCAGGCTCTTGAGAAGAAAGACCTGAGTACAGGGAAAAGGAGCCATGAGCCAGTGATCAGGCCAGCTGgcggtgggtggggatggggggttgGGGAGCTTTCCCTGCTCCTCCACCTGGCATCCTACCCCTGTCTTCCTCATTCCTGCATAACCCGCCAGCTTGCACACATTCTGGCCCACGTGGCCCAGGTGGTCACAGTGAATAGGAGACTTGAATGTGatttgccacctgagcctcagttccttcaAATGCAGGAAGAGAAGTGTTTCTTCTCTGTTTACCACAGCCTCCTGCAACACGGTAAGCTTGTCACCACTGCGGGGTCACTGCATGTGCGGCTCCAGCTGCCCACACGCAACCACCAGCTCTTTGAGTAAACGAccccttctcctgcctctctcgCCCTCCCTGAGCACCCTTGGGTCCCTCTCCATCAATCATCCCATTTTACTGTCTTCAGAGCTCTCATCAGAcattactttcctttttatttcattagttgtttattgtctgtttctCCACTAAAATCTAAACTCTCCTGGGGTCATCTCATTAACTGCTTGATCTAGAGcgtccagcacatagtaggtgcttgtgGTAATTTTTTGTCTCAAATGGCCTTCCACCCCTTCACTGATCCCTGTGTCCAGCCCTTTCCCTTGATGATGCTGCACTTGACCACATAGCTTATTTTGACCAATGGCGTGTGAGCAATTGGGTGCCAGTACAGCTTACAAAGTGCTTGTGAATTGAGGCTTTCCCTCTCTTGCCATGCAACCACCCCCATGAGAAAAAGCCTGGGCTGGCCTATGGGAGACAAGTAGCCCAAAGTCAGTGCCATCAAACCACTCAGACATGTAAGTGAGGTGATTGCACGTCAACCAGCTGGCTTGCCAGCTCAAATGTAGGCATGGGCATTGGGAGAACTGTCCCCCGAGGCCACATCATACACTGACCTGCAGCATTGTGAGCAGAGAAATGGctattgctttaagccactaagttttggggcgACCTGCCACACAGCAAAGGCTGGGGGACACATATCTGTccaatgaatgagtgaaggaatGAGTGTGTCTCTCTCCCCAAGGCTCTGCCACaaccttccccccacctcccatggGACACCTGCCCCTCACCTTTCTCGTCACTGTCACAGCTGGCAGCCTCAACCTCCACAGCCACCCAGTCTTTGGTGGAGGTGATGCGCTTCTCCCAGGTCCTGCTCTCCCGGGGCAGCAGCATCTTGGTCCTCTCCGGCTCCAGCAGCCCCCGAATCTGCTCAGGCCTGAGGATCTGCATCTTCCAAGGACGTAGGGTCTCTGAGACAAGTCTCTCTTCGGACAATCTGTCAGGTTCCTCAGGCACAGAGTTCAGAACCTGAAGGCTGACAAACATTTAGTCAATCCACAAGTATTTACGTCTGTGTGCCACACACTATTTCTAGGGGCCAGAGACACAGCAGTGCCAGAGGCCCAGCTTACTGCCCTTGTGCAGCTTGTATTCTAGCAGGGCCCAGTGGGGAGAGACAGTGCACCGAACGGTGCCCTAGAGgcaaataaggaaacaaagggAATAGGAGTTTCAAGGTAGGAGCCAGAGAGCAGCACATTCACGTGCATGTTCATTCCGCAGCCCAAAGCACACAGCCAGAAGGTTTTAGGGAGACTCACCCCCAGAATCCCTCTGGCTGCAAAGATAAGGGCCATGGTCTTCCTGCCAGCCCCCAACAGCCCCAACCTTCTCCTTTGCTGGCATAAAGGAAAACCTAGAAGCATTCCCCAGGTGGAGGTTAAAggtctaatttaaaaagaaaagctcttgggacgcctgagtggctcagtggttgagcatctgccttcagctcaggttgtgatcccggggtcctgggatcgagtcccgcattgggctccaccaagggagcctgcttctctctctgcctgtgtctctgcctttctctctgtgtctctcacagatagcaaatctttttaaaaaataaataaataaaatctttaaaaaaataaaaggaaaagctcTTTAGTATTCTCATTCTCTATCCTGTCAACCCAAAATTCAAGAAATTGTTTGCAAGGAGCTGAGTGACACTGTGTAATCCTTTACCTTAGGACTCTACAGCTGGTTTAGCTCCTTATTCTAGGGAGCTGTCTGTATTATCAGCCTTGCATCACTTTAACCTACAGACTGCTCTGGcaaagagtaatttttttaaaggagtaaatCCTCTTGGTGTAGGGGGGAAAAGCTttaaagcattttcttctttacttAGGTGTACACAAATAAAAATCGTTATAGCAAATTTAGAAACCACAGGGCACATAGTCTAGATCCAAAGAGATATTAGTGACTAAACAATCAAATgcagaacacacacacaatcaattGCATGTGGGGACCATGTTTGGAGTCAGAGTCAAAGAAACctggtgtgaaaaaaaaaacatttttaaaacaatcaagGAAATTGACGATGCATTGGGATTTTCGATGATGTCAGGGCAGTCTCATCGTTTCTGCTGGGTGTGGAAATGGTCCTATGGACAGGTCagaaaatatccattttattattttttttagagatcttTTTGTAGTGTGTAAAAGCCAATTAACACGATGGCTGAGATTTGCTCTAAAATACTTCTgggggagcacctggctggctcagtcagtagagcagcCAACTCtgtctcagggttgtaagttcaagccctacattgggtgtagaaactACTtaatacgtacatacatacatacatacttctacagcaaaggaaaaagacagaTCAAAGGAAGTCAGAGTAAGCAAACAAATGATGATTTCTGAACCTGCAAAGTGGGGAGATGTGGCTTTTAGGGCTATCCCTGTACCTGTGAGTAGATCTGAAATGTTTTCATGTCAGAAACTAAGACGCTAAGAGCAGATATGCAGAATATGTTCTTTGCTTCAACTTTATTAATCATCATGTTGGCTTTCCTTTCAGACAGGGACAACTCCCAAACCCTGGAaatcccagcccctggcacagcCTGCCTCCCGGGCTCCACCCTTTTCCCTCCACCATCCACTTGTCTCCTCACTGCACATCCAACTGGTGCTAAGCGCACCTGCTTCTGTCATAGAAAATATGGTCCCGGTCCCAGCCTTAGCTCTGCTCTGGTCCTACCCCTCTGGTCCACTCCACCATGGACCCCACCCCGTCCTCCAGCCGCTGGAACCACCATCCCACTccgtctctatgaatttgactacccAACTTcccatgtaagtggaatcatacagtatttgtccttttgtgcctTGTTATGTCACACAG from Canis aureus isolate CA01 chromosome 1, VMU_Caureus_v.1.0, whole genome shotgun sequence encodes the following:
- the SMIM17 gene encoding small integral membrane protein 17; this translates as MQILRPEQIRGLLEPERTKMLLPRESRTWEKRITSTKDWVAVEVEAASCDSDEKGLSSQEPGLAQEWNPVEGDEESEDSQGFLEWSKAPQQTTIVLVVCVLFLFLVLTGMPMMFHI